In the genome of Poecilia reticulata strain Guanapo linkage group LG16, Guppy_female_1.0+MT, whole genome shotgun sequence, one region contains:
- the si:ch73-22o12.1 gene encoding nectin-2 isoform X1 yields the protein MARHDARNVPAKMIGLLFFAASILLRHGTSGQRVKVEPELASYPGQTVNLRCAFPDPTGIQLTMVTWIYEPKDGERMNIAVFHPTFGPNYPESQMKGRVTFKPSPPELSSPSIEISDVRMTDEGRYVCEYATYPDGNEQGITQLVMLAKPVNSAATVAEVAGTQPVVVARCESKDGRPAAKIRWVTTAKGNWTETSKTGADNTVTVTSEYRLAPTPSDNAKDLTCLVNHRTQLKDESIPLKLAIRYPPVVEIDGYDNNWYLGRTNVGLLCKAHANPVPHSVQWTTMTGQMPDTVDPKENELKVLKVDNSVNTTFVCEVKNSIGTTREQITINVREPSKTDSNAGVVAGAVIGSLLALLLVAALVTVLVTRSRRQQQGYRANGGSDMKTRIFGGGKKASKNGTSGGTGSGGVAGGNNNGPVYIDRSPNQGLGEKNNHHQPFTMGARPEVVTGTPTAQDILLSNELDEAERRKFDEMEDEERYDHFAGGGPILQLRPPPNPDDMIGDYMDDDMESQRDGSVISRTAVYV from the exons GGACATCGGGTCAGCGGGTGAAGGTGGAACCAGAACTAGCTTCATATCCCGGCCAGACGGTCAACCTACGCTGCGCCTTCCCGGACCCAACGGGGATTCAGCTCACAATG GTTACCTGGATATACGAGCCGAAGGATGGAGAGAGGATGAACATAGCTGTGTTCCACCCCACCTTTGGCCCCAACTACCCTGAGTCCCAGATGAAGGGCAGAGTCACCTTCAAACCCAGTCCGCCAGAGCTGTCCAGCCCTTCCATCGAGATCAGTGACGTCAGGATGACGGACGAGGGTCGGTACGTCTGCGAATACGCGACGTATCCTGACGGCAACGAGCAGGGCATCACTCAGCTGGTCATGTTGG CCAAGCCCGTGAACTCCGCCGCCACCGTAGCGGAGGTGGCCGGCACTCAGCCGGTTGTGGTGGCCCGCTGCGAGTCCAAAGATGGCCGCCCGGCGGCAAAGATCCGATGGGTGACCACAGCCAAAGGCAACTGGACAGAAACGTCTAAGACGGGCGCCGACAACACGGTGACAGTGACGAGCGAGTACCGCCTGGCGCCGACGCCCTCGGACAACGCGAAGGACCTGACGTGTCTGGTGAACCACAGGACCCAGCTCAAAGACGAGAGCATCCCACTGAAGCTAGCCATTCGGT ACCCCCCTGTGGTTGAAATTGACGGATATGACAACAATTGGTACTTGGGCCGTACGAACGTGGGGCTCCTCTGCAAGGCTCACGCAAACCCCGTTCCTCACTCTGTGCAGTGGACAAC AATGACAGGACAGATGCCAGATACCGTGGATCCCAAAGAAAATGAGCTCAAGGTGTTGAAAGTGGACAATTCTGTCAACACCACCTTCGTGTGCGAGGTCAAGAACAGCATCGGGACCACCAGGGAACAGATCACGATCAACGTCAGAG AGCCTTCAAAGACCGACTCCAATGCCGGCGTTGTGGCAGGGGCAGTTATAGGCTCCCTGCTGGCCCTCCTTTTGGTCGCCGCCCTCGTTACCGTGCTCGTCACCCGTAGCCGTAGGCAGCAGCAGGGTTACCGGGCCAACGGCGGCAGCGACATGAAGACACGCATATTCGGTGGCGGCAAGAAGGCGAGCAAGAACGGAACAAGCGGAGGAACGGGAAGCGGCGGCGTTGCGGGTGGTAATAACAACGGACCCGTCTACATCGATCGCTCGCCTAACCAGGGTctgggagagaaaaacaaccacCACCAGCCGTTCACCATGGGCGCCCGGCCTGAGGTCGTCACCGGCACACCTACCGCCCAGGACATCCTGCTGAGCAATGAATTAGATGAAGCCGAGAGGAGGAAGTTTGACGAGATGGAGGACGAGGAGAGATATGACCACTTCGCTGGAGGAGGCCCGATTCTGCAACTGCGCCCCCCTCCCAACCCGGACGACATGATTGGAGATTACATGGACGATGACATGGAGTCCCAGCGGGACGGCTCGGTCATCTCCCGGACTGCAGTTTACGTatag